The nucleotide sequence ATACATGCAACCCGGCCGTGAACCAATGCTCGCCTAGTTGTAGTTGATATATCGGCCTTGAATCATCACGCTTGGAAGCAAATATTCCATCGGCAATCGATGTTGCCCACTTGAGCTGGCCCTTCACCTCCCTCCGTGTATAGCGAGTATGTAGAAGAGCTGCGTCCCCGACAGTATGATGGTGAAAGCCTCCATGGTTATCTACGAGTCAATCCAGACCAACACAAACAGTTATTAATAATTATATCGTGCCACATCAGTAGTCACAAACTCACAACTTGATTCCCTACGACTACGAATGCTGATCAAATTAAACAGTGCGTCTGTCGGTCTTACCAGTCTAGCATTCCTGCCGTTCAGGTCAATCTCCTTAACTGCCAATCTGGAGAATCAGAAGGTGCCAAAGAGGATACAAATAGGTCAGGCAAAACGTTACATATGCACGCATGCAAAGAGAGTTGGGAGTGTGGTACGCAGAAGTGGTCATATACTCCTACATACCCCATGGCAAGCAGCGTGAGCATCCAGGCGATGAACGCGGAGGAGGCTGCCGCCGGCAGGCTCTCGTGGCTCCACGCGCGGACATGGTGGAACCCGGCAAGCGCCGCCCCCATACCGACCACGCTGGCGATCACGGCGAAGATGACGAAGAACCCGGTCGCCGCGTTCCCTATCGGGAAGTAGATCGGAGAGAAGTGTGACGGCAGCTCCAGCCCGGAACCTGTATAACAACAAACATCTGCTCAGCCCAGGGAATTTACACAAGATACATAGGCACGGAGGACACCGCGAATTAACGCTTGTTCCCTACAAGATAATGCACCCGGATTATGCACTAGCAGTGAGCAGTACGTACCTATGAAGAAGCCGTTGTTGATGGCGAAGTTGATGGCCCATCCGCCGACCGCGGCGACGATGAGGTACATGCAGAAGTTGAGCAtcaggaggaggccggccaccggCTTCAGCCCCGCGTTCGCCATGTGTGCGTGCGTGCTCCTAGCTGTGAACGCTTCCACCGATCAGATTCAGAGGCTGCGCTCTACTTCTTCTACTGGTCAGTATCAGTATTTCAGGCGGCTTAAGGATTGTATCGGCAGCTGCACCTTATATATAGATACAGGGCGTGCGCACGAACGATCGACGGGAAAATCCAGGCTAGATTTGTTCCTTGCTTCCCTCGGCTGCATGGACAGCCGATTGCTTGCTTGTGGAGGCTGGGTTACGTCAAGTTTGTGACAAACTTGATGCTTAAGGCAGCCGTCCCCGCGGTCTGGGGCATTCGGCCTCTCGACCTGTCAGAGATTCGATCCGTTGGCCTCGAGGATAAAATGACGGCTGCCTGGACAGTGGATACCTTTCCTTGCCGGACATGCATACTATATGCATCGACCCTTTTTTGGTTCAGTTTAGTTTAGTTCCCGCGCTTTATTGCTTTACAGCCGTGGAACGCAGCTTTGGCCGTCGTCTCTTGGTATGATGCTGCGTGCAACACAAGTCTGGTAGAtgccaaatactccctctgtaaactaatataagagcgtttagatcactaaaatagtaatctaaacactcttatattagtttacggagggagtactacgtagTAATAAAGAAAAGGAAACATATGATTGCGTCTTGGGCCACTGGATCACAAGATGGACGGCTAGGATGTCCGGTTAAGAGCACGATTGCAAGCCTAAAATCGATTGCGGACGTGAAGGAATTTGGTGAAGCCCTTCACTCCGCCCAATCCCCTCAAATCTCACCCCATCCCTCTAATCcccaaatctctactcctaatggatgagttggttgaatagtcccaccactttcgtctggttttttttcgTCTGACTTTTTTTTCGTTCGGTTTTACTTCGTCCCACCTTCTCTCATTGGTTTTTCTTCCTCCCATTAAAAAACCAAACCCCATTAAGGAGAGATCTTGTTTCATGGTTCCTTTGGTAGGTGTTGATTCAATTCAATTATGTAAACAATAAGTAATTCAGAATTCAGAAATTACACCATATATGTGGGATCACCTTCCTAAAATACAGACACGAGATTTTCTCGATAATCTTCCATAATAAAATAATATATTTCTTCATAACAAATCACTAATCACGCGTGCCATGCTTGACAATCACAAGTTTCATATGGGATCACCTTCCTAAAAACCCCACGCTTTGGATCCCCGCCTCCCATCGATCGAATGAAACCCCACCCCTTCGTCCGCCTATCCCGTAAATCTTGCTTCCTTCCTCCGCAGCCTCCTCAAATCCTCCTCGTCTCTCCCCCAAGCTGTTTTGGACGAGGcagacgcggcggcggcggagaatgTGCGCATGGTCGGGTGAGTTTTGAACGTGCACATGGTAGGGCGAGCAGAGCAGAACTCGTTGGTGCACCTACTACCGGCCACGGGCGCGTAGCGCTGCCTCGTGTAGCCATCGTAGACGCGCCGGATCGCCTTGCCAGCGCGTTCCTTCCATTCGACGGCCGGGTCCGATCGTGACGGCACCGTGCCGTTCTCGTCGATGCCGGCCACCTCCGACCAGCTACTCGCCAGCCGACAAAACCGCATCCTAGGCGGATGTCTCGTCCCCGCCATGCCCTACCCGGCCGCGCACTACCATGGTCGTCCTCTTCGACGCGACACGAGATCGTAATCTGCCAAGGCGCCATGTGGGACTCGGAGATCAGCTCTGTCGGGGGCAAGCTCCACTGCGCCGCACACTGGCACCAACGTTGCCAGTTCACTGGAGCTCGGAGGAGGCTGTCGCGAAGCTGCTGCCAGCCTGCCACCTCGGCAGACTATACCTAGGCAGAACGAAAACGGGGCCGGCCGGTGCTCTGGacttagaggaggaggaggagcatggtGGAGGACGCGCAAGGCTTGTGCTTCACCCAGATTGTGTACCATTGGTATTATTCCAGCCATCTACTTAGTTGAGGAGCATGCGAGCTCTAAAACAACTTTTCTCTTAGGTATTGATTCTCGTTTTTGTACTTAATTAACAAGCTACAGGACTGCAACGTATGGTGGGCATCCTCATGGGAGGGCTGGGAGTGTTGGACTGGAGCCTCGCTCCATGACGTACGCTCTCGCCAGAGTACTCTCCTTGGCTTCTTCTACATACACAGATATACTTGATGAAGTTGTTCGTCAATTGCAAACTATGTGTAGTTCAGTACTCAATAGTGATCATTTTGTATTGTTGATTCTGATTCAGAAAGGTAGGTTTCAGAAAAATAGTGAACACTCTGTATTGTAAGAGCCATGCTAATTCAAGTCAAAGGTGTGTTGACAAGTTAATTTTAGCTTGTATAAGATGGAAGTATCTCGAAGATAAATTTCATAGCTGATGTTCCTCTCATACATAGCAGGATGTGGATCCACCTCCTTTGTCAACGACTCCCATTATGTCTAGGCAAGTAGTTATTAGTAAAATTATGGCGCATGTATGTTTGTTACTTTCAGTTGTTATGCATCTACGCTAGATTTAGAGGATACCtttttttaattaatttttttgGAAGCTTCTATGTTCAATAGAGTCCTTGCAACTTATGTCGTTATGGGTACAAACTTATTTTTTTCTCTGAAACTCAAATATATGCTTCTTTTTTGGGCTTACAACACTAGAGAGAGTTCATGGATTCCAATTCGGTGACATCACATATGAATTTAATAAGAAGATATGGGATGGTTTCACAGAAAGATTGTCCAAGGTGTGTATTTCCATTTGTATGTGGAACAGTGTCGCTCCAGCAAGGTTCTGTTTCACGTAATCTTCAGAATATTATAAATCACACATCCGTTCTTGAGCAATATTTTACTTGTTGAACTCTAGCAGCGGTTTTTCTTGATACATAGAGCAAACATGTTTTTAATCTATTGTCCAGAATTGAATGTATCATTTTTCCTCATTGTGAACTTGTGTAGAGGGTGGTCAGAGAATATGTAATTATATTGGGGTGTTTCTTTTTCATCTTAGGTATTGAAGGATACAATGAGTTGACCAGTTATGATTCCCTTCAATCCGTCAAATACATATTTCAATACATCACTATTTTTTTCTAGAAGAGCCATGGCTTTAATTCTTGATGATGCGTTGGCGGCTTCATTTATAGTTCCGTTCGATAGAGGATCACAACCAGCCAACaagttttttattttgtttttggccTCTAACAAGTTAGCCTAACCAATCAATCATAAACAACATCCTGCATCCATAGTACATTGTCGCTGTCAAGTTTGTATCTTGCATAGTAACATCACTCTTATTCTTAAGAATTCGTACAGTAGACAATGGCGTTTACAGTTTGCACTTCTCAGATATTAGAATAGCTACAATAAGCTTATATTAAGTTGTCATGTGAGCTTGATTCGTTCATTGGGTGTGCGCTTTAGATTTTCTCTTTGTATATATTTTTGTTTATTACATTTTAGCTGGTTTTCCCTGTTAACTCCGAACATTTTGAATGTTGTATTTAGCTGACGGGTCCAACTTGTGTTGAAGGGAAACTCAAGGTTCCAACATGATATGCCCTCTCTTTCATTGGGTTTATTGGAGCGTAGAATTGGTAAATTTTGTGACATCAAGGCAGTTTTTGGTGTAGGAGATAGAAAGTGAGGGGATTTTTTGTTGCTCTTCTCACGGGTACATAAATTTGTATCACAAATCAGGCATGTGCGCGCGAGGGAGGGAAGAGGAGAGAAACATTGACATTTTTCATGCTTTGGAAGAACATTTCTATTCatagttttctttttccgtggccaCACATGAGTGTCGTGCCATCATGGTAGAGCCCGGATGAAGGGTAAGTCCAATATAGAACCAGGAGGTAGCAGCACTAAGACAAGAGGATGATTGTGGCCCTTGTCCCATGTTGCAAGCATGCCACAATGTTGTCGGTCATTGGCTCACTTAGAACATGAGTTAATGTACTTTGTGATAAGAGTGAGGGTTGAGAGTGAGCCCAATGTGGATTGGGATTGGTCGAATCAATTACGACTGTCTAAGTGGAATAATATCCCTACTTTAGAAAATGTGGCAAATTGCATTTCATTAGAGATGCCATCTGTAGCAAACTGCATGAGCGGGCGGTTCATATTTTTTTTCATCAACACGTACAATTGATTGGTTAGGATAGAAGGGTAAATGCATTGATTTGGTTGCTTCAAGAGTTAATAACGGGCAGGGTATGTATCAATTACATGCCCAACAACAGACACCATTTTTTTTCGTTGCAATGCATGACATTGTACGTTATGGTACAATGTGACAATGATTCAAGAGATATCAGATCCTTCTTCTTAGCTTGGGGGCGTCATGAGCagcacactcccccccccccctgatGGCGGTGGTGAATAGACACAAACACATTGAGAGGTGATCATGGTGGAAAGCAGGGCGGTTGGCAGGGGACTCATCCTTGGCGTTCCGCGGGTAAGTATGGTTTGAAGGAGAGAAGGCGCCATGGTGAAGATGAGCTGGGTCACATCAGGTTTTAGAGGAGAGGGCTCCAACGAGAAATGCCCCGCTGCATCATGAAATGAGTGAGAAGGGGAGGGTCCGGCAGGAAAAAGGAAAAGTGCGTCATGGGGTGGGGTTTTTGTGTTGGGACTACGTGTTCAAGATAACATGACATATAGTCCGGGCAATCACATTTATCCCCATATGGGCTGGATTTGGGGGAGCCCGGACTATCCAGTTGGTTATTGAGAGCCTGCATGGCGCCCGTTTAATGCCCGAACACGCCCGGACATTTGAGAGAGAAATGAGCTTCGACCTTGGAGACGACCttaatttgttttatttatttatatgtattatagcccgtagcaacgcacgagcATTCTACTAGTAGTTTTTTGGATGAGAGAGATTATTGTATCTAATTTTTACGGCAAATCAACGTAACGATCAAGAAAAGGAATTGCTTCCTCTTCCGCACTATGTCAAGCTGAATGTGGATGCATGTTTTGATGATGAGATGCTAAGAAGAACCACTGGAGCTGTTATCTGTAACAGTTGGTGGAAGTTTATTGTTGTAGGTAATAGCATGATTGAGTGGTGTTCAGATGTATTATCTGCGGAGACCATGGCACTGAAATATGGTTTATCCTTTTTTTGCCGGGGGAATATGCTTTATCCCTTGCACAATCTAATGGTTGTAACAAACTAGTGGTGAATTTAGACAACATGGATGTCATTAACACAATGAAGTAGGGAGCAAATCTTGCAGGAGCCCCAGCACCTATCTTCGATCATTGCTATCATATGTCATGTGATTTCCTCATATAATTTTTGAACTTTTCCCAGGAGAGGCAAACTCAGTAGCTCATGAGTTAGCTAGCTTAGCGACATTTTCTCCCATAATGTCTGGATGGATGAACCTTCTACTTCTATTTCTCCTTTGACTGTAAATGATGTAACACTTATTACAAATGAATGAGAGGAGGTTTTATTGTTAAATAAACAACCACTGCTACAAGCCTATTGCAACATGGATAGGCAAACTACTACctctttttttgaaaaggaggttaaaccTCGCTTCTGCATCATTGTGATGCAGGCAAACAGAATTGATCCTCATCAAATAAGCAAAAAAATATAATCTTAAAAGCACACATGGATGAATTCTAAAAAAACAGTAAACATGGATGAAATATGATGCAAAGAGCATAATGTAGAGTTCTAATTGAAAACCCATTGATAGGAGCATGTGAGCTCCAACACAAGGGCTCCCAAAAGTTTATTTTAGAATAGGGCCCCCAAAAGTTTGAGGGGGCACAAATTGCTACATCGTACGTGGGTTGGACAATGACATCAGAAAGTGGGCTTAAGCAGAGACGCATGTACATCAGACCTGGTTAATAGTGATTGGGTGCGATCTTGTATCTCACGTGAAAAAAGAGGCAATTCTTCAAAAATACATGAAAAGGGAGGCACATACACGAGTGTGGATTTTTTAAGCATGGGTGCAATTAGGGATGAAAACATCGCAGGAACGAAAAGAATTGGGTGCTACCATGTTTGTTTTTACATTTTTTGTAGAAGCGgaaataaatacagaaacccccaaaatAAATATGGAAACATATGCTGCTGGAAACGGGCACGAAGCAAATATGGAGGGGACACGGCAACAGGAACGGGTGTTGACCGAAACTTAAAAACTCCTTGAATTACAAAAAAATACACACAAAAACCAACAAACCTAATgaattgttaacatggctacaaaataatatgaTTAGGTTATCAACTTAGCATAGTATTGTAGTAGTAGTGAATAATTACATATAAGTCTAGTTGAGTACATCTGTGGTAGTAGAGGGCCTCAAATGGACCATTCGGCTCATTATGTCATTGTGTGTTGTTTGGTGATTGGGCTACAAATTAGCCATAGGCCTATAGTAAAACGGGaattccatattcacggaaacAAAAAGTTTCTTTCCACGTTTGTTCCGTCAGGAAACAccgttttgtttttctttctgttttcgcATTAAGAAtttccgttttgcaaatttccatttcTATTTTTCCTACGAAAAAGCTAAAAGTTCCACTCCATTTTCAACCCTAAGTGTATCGGATCCTTTTATTTTGGAAGACCCAAAAATGATATTTGaaagttttaaaaaaaaattaatttttacaCAACTACATATAGATGTTCTCTGCATGCCTGTTAATTTCGTTGAATAATATGATGTATTATACATAACACTAAGAAAGACAAAATTCTGGCCAAGAAAAACAATCCATTTTTGTGCATGTCTTTGTCTTTTTTTATCTCACATACAAACACTTATGTTGACGAGACTTTGAGGAAAATTCACTTTGGCTTTGTGCAAATATACTACACATCTATATGCCTGTAGAAAAAAATTGGGTTTCTGTAGccataaaataaatatttttgaactacaaacataatgagctcaatgttccCATGCTCCAAAGTGACTATCCTTACATGCGTGCCGTTGGGGATCCTGATTGATCGTGCTAAAGTCATAGCATGTTCGTGACTCCTTGATCTGCTTGAGTGTTCGCCGTGTATTCATGAAGGCCTCATGTGTTGCCAAATTATGATACGCATCTCAGGCTCCTTGCTCCTAGCGTCTCtttgccccctccccctctctctcatcttctatttgttccacCATTTCTCCATTATGTTGTTAGCTCCAATGCAGTGCTACCCCGATGCCTGACCATCACAATTCCCGAAGCGTGCCATCACAAATTCTACAATTCACTATCACAAGTTAGAAGGGCAGAAAGATGAAAGTTAACTTGTAATTCTAAGTCGATACCGATCGACTGGTTTATCATTCTGTCAGTAGATAAATTTATTGTTTTTGTAACTGCCACTTTAACTTATCTAGGTGTTGTCGGTGTTGTGCAGATTGCGGTAGCTAAATTTGTGGTGATAGTTATTAATTAATTAGTTGCTCTATACTTATTGATTTGCAGTCAAATTGTCTTGGGAAGATAGTTGGCTAGTTGCTCAAGAAGGCGCGTATCGAAGAGTTTCAAGATAGTTGTTCAATCAGAATTCAAGACTCCGATGTCCTCAATTTTACTGTCTTGATAAGCCTATAATTCAtgtagtgtttgaaattcatccacATTAGACCTTTTTGGTTTATAAAACGGGAAGAATCATGTATTCTAGAAATAGGAAGTATGATTCTAGTGTTGAAAAGTGTAAGAAGAGATAAAGACTAGAGTCAACCATTTAAACCCAAAAGGGTGTTCGTGGTAGATTTTTTGTGAAAGAATctcaaacaaattttgaaatgaaaACTGCTAAGTTAATGATGGTCATGGTGATGTTGAAATAGAGGTTGAGGCTCACACTATAGAAATGGATGAAGGCGGTGATGGTAATATTGTCGATAAAGCTGATGATGGTAATATTGCTGATGAAGGTCATGATGTTTATATTTCTAGTGACATCATTTATTCATTTAGCCTGGTATATTATGTCCAAGAACCTAGGGTGCACTTGATACTAGAATGATTGATATTTCTAAAAGGGACTTTTGTGTTGAGCATGGCCCTGGAAACAAGTTCTCTACATTATCATAGACTACAATTCTCTCAAATGGATAAAAGTGTGACAAAATTGGCTTTCATACGGTAAAGATCTTGGGATAGTTTTTTTTATACATATCATTAAGAAAGTGGTTTGTGAGAGGCCACTTAACAAACGAGAGAGTGACTAGACTCATCTTAGCACTAAATTGAGCACGAAACCAGCAGCGAACATGTCACAAATATGACTACATGCTATCACTTGCATCTGAAAAAACTAAACAAGTGATAAAGTTCCTCGACGAGAACTTGAAAAAGAAGGAAGCATTGGACGAATTTTTTTCCAGGATTTGTTTGATTACAATATTTCTAGTAGAACGTAATATAGCATGTCATGGTGGTAATTGTAGATTCAGCAAAGATAGCAATGACACTTTCATGGTGGAGGTAGTGCCTATGGGGCCCATGCGTCCCCTGCTCGCGGCCTACTCGGCCCTGGCTTGCGGCCCCATGGCCGCGGACAGATGGGGTACCATATTGGATGACAAACTACGTCCGGACAGCTCGGTCCAGACGTATGCGGGCATTTTGAGGGTCCACTTTAAAAATGCCATTATATGTAAAAGTTCCAGGAGAAACGTAATATTTTGACTTGTGAAAAAAAAGTCAAAAGTTTGGCATTTCTAGACCATTGAATTCTTTTTTTTTGGCTGAAAAAACACGTTCTGTTTTGCATGGAAATTGCCGAGCGCGCTTTAGACATTAACGTGAACACATAAAAAATGAAAAAGGTTTGATATTTGTTTTAAATTTACTGTTCATCCCTAACATTCACATTCTACTGCTATGTACTTGAGGTTATTTTCGGTAAGTTGCTTGCTTGCTGTTATTTTTTGTTAGTTTCTTGTGTTTGGATTCGTAAAGTTGCTCCGTTGAGCACATGTTGAGCAGGCCAGCTGAATGAAAGGTTTATTGTTTACTTTGATTCAAAGATACTCGGAATTTGAAAATTTTTGAATTACGCAGACCGAAAGGATCAAAATACCCGAATGTCCACCCTAATCTGCAAACCTTGAATAGAAGTGTGCAACATGGTCGGTGAACAATGATATAATTACATAAACCTGTAAGATATTTTTGTTCCCAAATTCTTCCCGGTGCACGCGCACTATCTAGGCGAAACAGGCGGCCGGTCTTGCATGCATCTATGTGTTAATTTTTTTTTGTCTTTTAGTGCATGTGACTGTTAATATTAAATGCGAATACACTGATTACCACGTTTCGAAAAGAACAGTTCCACACACATTTATTTTGGAGTTCTAAAttttaaaaagtcatatctttcaaaccgctcgtcggaattcagatccgttttcactGCTGGAACTCTTGcgacgagatctttaaaactagatcatgCATGGGTATatttcgacgaaatttttttgaTGCCAACCTTTGTGCTATATTGTGCAATTTTAGTACTGtattgtgcaactttagtactacatCGTGCTACTTTTTCCAAAACTAATTTTTGGATCTGTATGATTCAACTTCCTATGAGATTGCAATCTAGCAACCACGACAACTTTGTTGTGCAACTAGTCTACTGCCCCGACCAACTACCTAATAGTCGATGTGCAACCCTCGTTcgttggcttgtaatgtagtctagttgcacatacatatgctcagttggcttgtaatgtagtctagttgctcacacattaatgtttagttggcaggaatattggcacacacatatgctcagttggcttgtaatgtagCCTAGTTGCAtacatattgatgtttagttggcaggacactggttgcacacacatatgctcagttggcgcggcaatgtagtctagCTGCACacgcattgatgtttagttggcaggactattaGCACACACATATACTCAGTTGACGCGGCaatttagtctagttgcacacacattgatgtttagttggcagaatGACTGTTGGCACACGCATATGCTTAGTTGGCGCGGCATGTAGTCTAGTTACACACATATTGgtatttagttggcaggaagactagttcaTCGAAACATCCCCATATGGGATCTACTTTTGAAGAGCACGTCGCGAGGGTTCCAACAGTGAAAACAGATCTTAATTCCGAAGCGCGAACTAAAAGTTATGActttttaaaaatttaaaaaccCAAAATCAATGCGTTCATACCTGTTCTTTGTAGTACTTTTTTAGTACGTGATACTTTTTCTAATTAGAATTTTATCAATTGGAAGGGATAAATTACCTTTTATGGATTAAGGACCAAAATTACTTGTTTTAGACCGGCCGCTCGGGACGACTAGCGAGCAGCCGGCCGCTCGCTAGATCGGTCCATTTTTGTTTCCAAGCTTGCTCAGTATTCTAATGCTAAACACACTGGAACGTCAACATCAATTGTTTGGAAGTGTGAAAGTCCCCCTTCCAAATGACATCTATTTGGAACTTGGAAGTTGGAAGTTGAACTTTCCTCCCTTCTTTTGCCCTTCCGGGAGGAGGAAAGAGAAGGCGAAGATTTGGCGTAGAGAAACCTTCACGATGTGTGTACTGATTGACTTGTTGGGAGGACCAGGCCGCTGGAAACACCAACAGCTCCAGCCAAGTGAGACCGGTGAGCCGAGTCGCGAGCAGAAGGCCGCTGTAGGTGGGTGGTCAGCTCCCGGCTGCGGAGGGCGAAGCAACCTTGCTGGTTCCTCAGCTTGTTTTGGCAACTCGCAGCCTGAGCCTTACGTCACTCCCTCCGAGATACATAGTACGGTTGACTGGTTGTGAACATTCATCTGAACGTAGACCGACTCGTGGTATAGGAAAGTAGAGCGATCCCAGTAGCCGCCCACCACTGGCCTTAGTTCAGAACACCTCCgttccaaaaaagaaaaagaaaaaggacaatTAGTTCAGAACCCGCACTGGATTTGGGAGTGATCCAAAACATGCAAAGAATATTCGCGCATCAAGCAGATATACTACACCGATGCAGATGCACCTGACCTTGCTAGTCATGCATATGCAGGATCACTTGAACGAGCGCCCCACCAAGAAAAGAGAGGTCGGAAATCCCATCTACCGCGCACGCGCGGCAGGCACTAGAATTTGACCATGGGCGGCGGCTGAAAAGAGAGGTCGGAAATCCCATCTACCTGGGCGTTGACGGGGGCTCCGCACGAAGCACACGCCCCGTGCCCCCGTCTCTCTCCCGCACGTTTCCCACGCAATCATCGCAGCCAAACGGGGTGGTGGCCATACAAATACGCTCCCGCTCCCATCCTTCCCAGAGGCTCATCGATCACACGTCCAACTCCACGCACCACAGCACCCAACCCTACGATCCCTCTCTCGGAATGGATGCCACCACGGCGAAGCAGCTCAGGCGGCTCCGCACGCTCGGCCGCGGCGCGTCCGGCGCTGTCGTCTGGCTCGCCTCTGACGACGCCTCCGGCCAGCTGCTCGCGGTCAAGTCTGCCGGCGCCGGCGCGGCCGACACGCTGCGGCGCGAGGGTAGTGTCATGGCGGGGCTCTGCTCCCCGCACATCGTCCCGTGCCTCGGCTCCCGCGCCGCGCCCGGCGGCGAGTACCAGCTCTTCCTCGAGTTCGCGCCGCGCGGCTCGCTCGCCgacgaggccgccaggagcggcggcaGCCTCGCGGAGCGCGCCATCCAGGGGTACGCGGCGGACGTGGCCAGGGGGCTGGCCTACCTCCACGGGAACTCGCTGGTGCACGGGGACGTCAAGGCGAGGAACGTCATGGTCGGCGCCGACGGCCGAGCCAAGCTCGCGGACTTCGGGTGCGCGAGGGCCGCGGATTCCGACCGGACGATCGGCGGCACTCCGGCCTTCATGGCGCCGGAGGTGGCGCGCGGGGAGGAGCAGGGCCTGGCGGCCGACGTGTGGGCGCTCGGCTGCACCGTCATCGAGATGGCCACCGGCCGCGCCCCCTGGAGCGGCATGGACGACGTCTTCGCGGCGGTCCACCGGATCGGATACACGGACGACGTGCCTGAGCTGCCCGCGTCGCTGTCGCCGCAGG is from Triticum aestivum cultivar Chinese Spring chromosome 3A, IWGSC CS RefSeq v2.1, whole genome shotgun sequence and encodes:
- the LOC123058474 gene encoding membrane protein PM19L — protein: MANAGLKPVAGLLLMLNFCMYLIVAAVGGWAINFAINNGFFIGSGLELPSHFSPIYFPIGNAATGFFVIFAVIASVVGMGAALAGFHHVRAWSHESLPAAASSAFIAWMLTLLAMGLAVKEIDLNGRNARLITMEAFTIILSGTQLFYILAIHGGR